Proteins encoded in a region of the Pseudomonas sp. GOM7 genome:
- a CDS encoding alanine/glycine:cation symporter family protein, producing the protein MLDLLNDFIWSKLLIVMLIGLGLTFTITSRFVQFRYLGSMFSIFAQAFERKPGQLSSFQALMLSVAGRVGAGNIAGVSVAIMLGGPGAVFWMWVVALIGMATSYFECSLAQLYKRREPDGTYRGGPAFYMQHGLGQRWLGIIFSLLLLATFGFGFNAVQSFTVASSLHDTFGLPTIASGIALTVVIGLIIFGGIKRIASMADVLVPIMAFSYIAMALTVIALNVTEVPDVLTLIVKSAFGLEPAFAGGMGAAIMMGVKRGLFSNEAGLGSAPNVAAVAEVQHPAAQGIVQSLSVFIDTLLICTSTALIILLSGVYQPGTEMAGVVLTQSALAAVVGEWGRVFVSMALLLFVFTTLVYNYYLGENALGFFTEKRVPVMVYRVLVVVLVLWGSVQDLGTVFAFADVTMGLLAICNLIALALLFKVGLRLMRDYDGQIKAGVKTPVLDPKQFADLDLDPKAWHAPADAPAAHAELGDRVYQR; encoded by the coding sequence ATGCTCGATCTTCTCAATGACTTTATCTGGAGCAAGCTGCTGATCGTAATGCTGATCGGCCTTGGCTTGACCTTCACCATCACCTCACGCTTCGTCCAGTTCCGCTACCTGGGCAGCATGTTCAGCATTTTTGCCCAAGCCTTTGAACGCAAGCCCGGTCAACTCAGTTCGTTCCAGGCGCTGATGCTGTCGGTTGCCGGTCGCGTCGGCGCAGGCAATATCGCTGGCGTATCCGTGGCCATCATGCTTGGCGGCCCTGGCGCGGTGTTCTGGATGTGGGTCGTGGCTCTGATCGGCATGGCCACCAGCTACTTCGAGTGCTCGCTGGCCCAGCTATACAAGCGCCGTGAGCCCGATGGCACCTACCGTGGCGGCCCGGCGTTCTACATGCAGCACGGCCTCGGCCAGCGCTGGCTGGGCATCATCTTCTCGCTGCTGTTGCTGGCGACCTTCGGCTTCGGCTTCAACGCCGTGCAGTCCTTCACCGTGGCCAGCTCGCTGCATGACACCTTCGGTCTGCCGACCATCGCCAGCGGCATTGCGCTGACCGTGGTGATCGGCCTGATCATCTTCGGTGGCATCAAGCGTATCGCCAGCATGGCTGACGTACTGGTTCCGATCATGGCGTTCTCCTACATCGCCATGGCGCTGACCGTGATTGCCCTGAACGTTACGGAAGTCCCGGACGTGCTGACTCTTATCGTCAAGAGTGCTTTCGGCCTGGAACCGGCATTTGCCGGTGGCATGGGCGCCGCCATCATGATGGGCGTCAAGCGTGGCCTGTTCTCCAACGAAGCCGGTCTGGGTAGTGCGCCGAACGTGGCTGCCGTTGCCGAAGTGCAACACCCGGCCGCTCAGGGCATCGTGCAGTCGCTGAGTGTGTTCATCGACACCCTGCTGATCTGCACCAGCACCGCGCTGATCATCCTGCTGTCCGGCGTCTACCAGCCGGGTACCGAGATGGCCGGTGTTGTCCTGACGCAAAGCGCTCTGGCCGCTGTCGTCGGCGAGTGGGGCCGCGTGTTCGTCAGCATGGCGCTGCTGCTGTTCGTCTTCACCACCCTGGTTTACAACTACTACCTCGGCGAGAACGCCCTGGGCTTCTTCACCGAGAAGCGCGTACCGGTGATGGTCTACCGTGTACTGGTGGTCGTGCTGGTGCTGTGGGGTTCGGTGCAGGATCTGGGCACCGTGTTCGCCTTCGCCGACGTGACCATGGGCCTGCTGGCAATCTGCAACCTGATTGCCCTGGCACTGCTGTTCAAGGTCGGCCTGCGCCTGATGCGCGACTATGACGGCCAGATCAAAGCCGGTGTAAAAACCCCGGTACTCGATCCCAAGCAGTTCGCCGATCTGGATCTCGACCCCAAGGCCTGGCACGCACCGGCAGATGCCCCGGCCGCGCATGCCGAACTTGGCGATCGCGTCTACCAGCGTTGA
- a CDS encoding helix-turn-helix domain-containing protein, with protein sequence MSDSLGSNLKLLCSHYRSIAEVCRKLAINRAQFNRYLAGQSRPTAHNLKRICDFFGVEAHELALPSEAFARLMGTRHGEPQPSHGRDPLLELFEPLRGHASSLARYCGYYFEYSNCMSVPGQILLSLVHLREERGSYVFERQERQERARGGVAEDWVRCRYLGAAFYLQDRLFLIDYESLTGNEMSQTILIPSFKSHITRLNGLKTGVSSGDRRTPACTRVVWQYLGSEINRVNAYRQVMLYAPDDPRIDDDIRQRLGGAQLRDGLFEIE encoded by the coding sequence ATGTCCGATTCCCTCGGCAGCAATCTCAAACTGCTTTGCAGTCATTACCGCTCGATTGCCGAGGTCTGTCGCAAGCTGGCCATCAACCGTGCGCAGTTCAATCGCTACCTGGCCGGGCAGAGTCGACCGACCGCGCACAACCTCAAGCGCATCTGCGATTTCTTCGGCGTCGAGGCCCACGAACTGGCACTGCCGAGCGAGGCCTTCGCCCGGCTGATGGGCACGCGCCATGGCGAGCCACAGCCGAGCCATGGCAGAGACCCACTGCTGGAGCTGTTCGAGCCATTGCGCGGCCATGCCAGTTCGCTGGCGCGTTACTGCGGTTACTACTTCGAGTATTCCAACTGCATGTCGGTGCCTGGGCAGATCCTGCTGTCGCTGGTGCACCTGCGCGAGGAACGTGGCAGCTACGTGTTCGAGCGCCAGGAACGGCAGGAGCGCGCCCGCGGCGGCGTCGCCGAGGACTGGGTGCGCTGCCGTTACCTGGGGGCCGCCTTCTACCTGCAGGATCGACTGTTTCTCATCGACTACGAGTCGCTGACCGGCAACGAGATGAGCCAGACCATCCTCATCCCCAGCTTCAAGAGCCATATCACCCGCCTCAACGGCCTGAAGACCGGCGTCTCCAGCGGCGACCGGCGCACCCCGGCCTGCACCCGCGTGGTCTGGCAATACCTGGGCAGCGAGATCAATCGGGTCAACGCCTACCGACAGGTGATGCTCTACGCCCCGGACGACCCACGCATCGACGACGACATCCGCCAGCGCCTGGGTGGTGCGCAGTTGCGCGATGGGCTGTTCGAGATCGAGTGA
- a CDS encoding GNAT family N-acetyltransferase, producing the protein MLDIRPITAADHAAWLPLWQGYQHFYQAEIPTETSALTWQRFLDPAEPMHAALAWQDGEAVGLVHFIYHRSCWTTGDYCYLQDLFVAEHIRGGGVGRALIEHVYAEARSAGASRVHWLTQETNYQGRMLYDRIGDRSGFIQYRKLF; encoded by the coding sequence ATGCTCGACATCCGCCCCATCACCGCTGCCGATCACGCCGCCTGGCTACCGCTGTGGCAGGGCTACCAGCACTTCTACCAGGCCGAGATCCCGACCGAAACCAGCGCCCTCACCTGGCAGCGCTTTCTCGACCCGGCCGAGCCGATGCACGCCGCACTGGCCTGGCAGGACGGTGAAGCGGTCGGCCTGGTGCACTTCATCTACCACCGCAGTTGCTGGACGACCGGTGACTACTGCTACCTGCAGGATCTGTTCGTGGCCGAGCACATCCGTGGCGGCGGTGTGGGCCGTGCGCTGATCGAGCACGTCTACGCCGAGGCACGCTCCGCTGGCGCCAGCCGCGTGCATTGGCTGACGCAGGAAACCAACTACCAGGGCCGCATGCTCTACGACCGCATCGGCGACCGTTCCGGGTTCATTCAGTACCGCAAGTTGTTCTGA
- a CDS encoding FMN-binding negative transcriptional regulator yields MYCPAAFRQDDLASLHAQIHACGLALLSSAGEQGLQASHLPLLLEPSEGEFGTLYGHFARANPHWRDLADGAETLAVFSGPDAYVHPGWYSAKAEHGKVVPTWNYISVHAWGQAEVFDEPERLLELVSRLSERHEQGRPQPWAVSDAPREYLDTMLRAIVGFAMPIRRLEGKWKLSQNRSTADQAGVRNGLAASANPRERELLAHMPLSD; encoded by the coding sequence ATGTACTGCCCCGCCGCCTTCCGCCAGGATGACCTGGCCAGCCTGCACGCACAGATTCACGCCTGCGGTCTGGCTCTGCTCAGCAGTGCCGGCGAACAGGGCTTACAAGCCAGCCATCTGCCGCTGCTGCTGGAGCCCAGCGAAGGCGAGTTCGGCACCCTCTACGGCCACTTCGCCCGCGCCAACCCACACTGGCGCGATCTGGCCGATGGCGCCGAGACCCTGGCGGTGTTTAGCGGCCCGGACGCATACGTGCATCCCGGTTGGTACTCGGCCAAGGCCGAGCACGGCAAGGTGGTACCGACCTGGAACTACATCTCCGTGCATGCCTGGGGTCAGGCCGAGGTGTTCGACGAGCCCGAGCGCCTGCTGGAGCTGGTCAGCCGTCTCAGCGAACGCCACGAACAGGGGCGCCCGCAGCCCTGGGCGGTCAGCGATGCACCGCGTGAGTACCTCGACACCATGCTGCGCGCCATCGTCGGCTTCGCCATGCCGATCCGCCGCCTCGAAGGCAAATGGAAACTCAGCCAGAACCGCTCGACGGCCGATCAGGCCGGCGTGCGCAATGGCCTGGCCGCTTCAGCCAACCCGCGCGAGCGGGAACTGCTAGCGCACATGCCCCTTAGCGACTGA
- the pdxR gene encoding MocR-like pyridoxine biosynthesis transcription factor PdxR encodes MAKSPALPFDLSGIHLQPGHGLARQLYQALRERILDGRLVGGTRLPASRELAALLGISRNTVTRALDQLYAEGYVAGRVGDGTYVVELARPRPASSAVAATAVDTPALQRLQAHHLPVPVEGAPRAFRIGVPAFDLFPFTTWARLQARFWRKPSLARLGYGDPAGLLELRELIAAYLRNGRGLDCDPRQIVLTTGAQQAISLCAQLLVQPGERVAVENPGYRAAGHAFAVAGAQVRGVPVDGEGLQVEALQGIGGCRLAYLTPSHQYPTGVTLSLPRRLALLEWAKREGGWIIEDDYDGEYRYSGTPLAPLAALDALQRVIYVGTFGKLAFPALRLGYLVLPMALVEGFSRRLALDMRHLEIGTQAVMAEFIAAGHFQRHVRRMRQAARSRRDILLREWPQAIPGCAPLPAVEAGLHLSIRVESLAREHELISAARAAGVEMNPLSGYWLPDSETAEDARAGLVLGFAAVPEAQIVEAVQTLRRVWRL; translated from the coding sequence ATGGCCAAGTCGCCTGCCCTGCCCTTCGATCTTTCCGGCATTCACCTGCAGCCAGGCCATGGTCTGGCGCGCCAGCTCTACCAGGCGCTGCGCGAGCGTATCCTCGACGGTCGTCTGGTCGGTGGTACCCGTTTGCCGGCCAGTCGCGAGCTGGCCGCTTTGCTCGGTATCTCGCGCAATACCGTGACCCGCGCCCTCGACCAGCTCTATGCCGAGGGCTATGTGGCTGGGCGCGTCGGCGATGGCACCTATGTCGTCGAGCTGGCGCGGCCGCGTCCAGCCTCGTCCGCCGTTGCCGCCACGGCCGTCGATACCCCGGCGCTGCAGCGCTTGCAGGCGCATCATCTGCCGGTGCCGGTCGAGGGTGCGCCGCGGGCGTTTCGCATCGGTGTGCCAGCCTTCGACCTGTTCCCCTTCACCACCTGGGCACGCCTGCAGGCGCGCTTCTGGCGCAAACCTTCGCTGGCGCGCCTGGGCTACGGCGACCCCGCCGGCCTGCTGGAATTGCGTGAGTTGATCGCCGCCTACCTACGCAATGGCCGTGGTCTGGACTGCGACCCCAGGCAGATCGTGCTCACCACGGGGGCACAGCAGGCCATCAGCCTGTGCGCCCAATTGCTGGTGCAGCCCGGTGAGCGGGTGGCGGTGGAAAACCCCGGTTATCGCGCCGCCGGGCATGCCTTCGCCGTGGCCGGGGCGCAGGTGCGGGGCGTGCCGGTGGATGGTGAAGGCTTGCAGGTCGAGGCCCTGCAAGGCATCGGCGGCTGCCGGCTGGCCTACCTGACGCCTTCACACCAGTACCCGACCGGCGTGACCCTGTCACTGCCCCGGCGCCTGGCACTGCTGGAGTGGGCCAAGCGCGAGGGTGGCTGGATCATCGAGGACGACTACGATGGCGAATATCGCTACAGCGGCACGCCGCTGGCACCCCTGGCCGCGCTGGATGCCCTGCAGCGGGTGATCTATGTCGGCACCTTCGGCAAGCTCGCCTTCCCTGCCCTGCGCCTTGGCTATCTGGTGCTGCCCATGGCTTTGGTCGAGGGCTTCAGTCGCCGTCTGGCGCTGGACATGCGCCATCTGGAGATCGGCACCCAGGCGGTGATGGCCGAATTTATCGCGGCCGGGCACTTCCAGCGGCATGTGCGGCGCATGCGCCAGGCCGCGCGGTCGCGGCGCGACATCTTGCTGCGTGAATGGCCGCAGGCGATCCCGGGTTGTGCGCCGTTGCCGGCGGTGGAGGCCGGCCTGCACCTGAGCATCAGGGTCGAGAGCCTGGCGCGTGAGCACGAGCTGATCAGCGCGGCGCGTGCTGCCGGGGTGGAGATGAACCCGCTGAGCGGTTATTGGCTGCCCGACAGTGAAACGGCTGAGGACGCCCGCGCCGGGCTGGTGCTGGGTTTTGCTGCGGTGCCTGAGGCGCAGATCGTCGAGGCGGTGCAGACGCTACGCAGGGTCTGGAGGCTTTAA